The following proteins are co-located in the Escherichia fergusonii ATCC 35469 genome:
- a CDS encoding transcriptional regulator, with translation MQREDVLGEALKLLEIQGIANTTPEMVAERIDYPLDELQRFWPDKEAILYDALRYLSQKVDIWRRQLMLDETLSTEQKLLARYQALSECVSNNRYPGCLFIAACTFYPDPDHPIHQLAEQQKKAAFDFTHELLTTLEVDDPAMVAKQMELVLEGCLSRMLVNRSQADVDTAHRLAEDILRFARCRQGGALT, from the coding sequence GTGCAACGTGAAGATGTTCTGGGAGAAGCCCTGAAATTATTAGAAATTCAAGGGATTGCTAACACGACGCCAGAAATGGTCGCTGAACGCATTGATTATCCACTTGATGAATTGCAACGTTTCTGGCCAGACAAAGAGGCCATTCTGTACGATGCTCTGCGCTACCTTAGCCAAAAGGTAGATATCTGGCGTCGTCAGTTAATGTTGGATGAAACGCTGTCTACTGAACAAAAACTATTGGCCCGTTACCAGGCATTATCGGAGTGCGTGAGTAATAACCGCTACCCCGGATGTCTGTTTATCGCTGCCTGTACCTTCTATCCTGATCCGGATCACCCTATTCATCAGTTGGCGGAGCAACAAAAAAAGGCAGCTTTTGATTTCACTCACGAGCTATTAACTACCCTGGAGGTAGATGATCCCGCCATGGTGGCAAAGCAGATGGAACTGGTACTGGAAGGTTGCCTGAGCCGGATGCTGGTAAATCGCAGCCAGGCCGATGTCGATACCGCACATCGGCTGGCGGAAGATATCCTGCGCTTCGCCCGCTGCCGCCAGGGTGGAGCGCTGACGTAA